In the Bacillus sp. FJAT-42376 genome, TATTTAAATGATTCCATCCAATGACCACCAGCCACAAAATACCGGCAGGGGGCAGGATAAAGCAAAGACCTACACCAATCTCTAAGTGATAAGCTTGAATCCATGCTAACAGTTTTTGATATTTTAATTTAATCATGATTCTCCTCTTTCTTACCTTACCTTGGATCATCTTCAGGCAATGGTGAAGAATTTGCATTCACATGAAAGACTAAAAATTTCCAATTGGACAGTTTTTTAATCTTAATTCTTAATATATATCTATTTTTTAGGTGAATGAAACCCTCTTCCCCAATTCTTAACTAAAAATACACAAATCATACATAAAATCATTACACTTTTTTTACAATTCGCCTTGCCTATAAGGGTCCGGCAACCAACTTAAACACTTTACTGCTTTTCGATTGGCTCGTCAACTCGATGAAACAAAGATGCTGCCCGAAGAACTTTACCCGCTGCGGTGGCGGGGTAAACTAAGCAAATTATCCCAGCACGCTGAACCGGCTTGGCGGCAGGGCCCGCCGTCCTTTGCCTTCCGGAAAGGCGGCATCCGTCCAGAGGAAAGGGATTGTATGGATTTGGTAAAAAGATTGGGGAACGGATTGAAAGAAAAACCGGCCTGTCCAATGGCGGACAGGCCGGTTTTTTGTCAGTATCTAATATCAAAAGCGCTAAGCGCCTCGTCACTCTCGTAATCCATTTGCTCAATGTTTTCAACTTGTGCAAGCGGGCTTCCCGTTTTCATTTTCTCAATAAAAGAGGCAACCTGCTTCCCTTCTCCGTCCGCCACAATCTCGACGGACCCGTTGTCCATATTTTTGGCCCAGCCTTTAATATTGTGCTGGATCGCCATGGTTTGTGCATAATACCGGAAACCGACGCCCTGGACATGTCCATGTACAAAAAGCTTCGTTTTCACGGATATCACTCTCCTTATTGAATGCGATTTTTAATCGTTTCGATCAGATCGTCTTTAATTTGATTCCAAAAATCTGTGTCTGATGTGAAACGCTTTGCTACGGTTTCTGCAAATACAGCAAAGGCCTCTTTAAACTCAGGTGCATCCTTCTCGGGAAGAGATTGCTTTTGTTCATCCACCCATTCCTGGACAGCCGCAGTACGCGGACCCCACTTCGCCACTTCTTCTCCGTTCTCATTTGTGAAGATGATAATCGGAATGGAGCGGGCTGTTCCGTTTGTCAAATATTGATCCATCAATTCCAGGTTTTCATCGCGGATCAGGTAGCGTGTTTCAATAAGCGCCTCTTCCGATAGTCTCATGAGAATAGGCAGGTTCACCATCGCATCCCCGCACCAGTCGGCAGTCAGGACAATGGCGCGCAGATTTTCTTTTTGCAGAGTCTGCAGAAAGACACGGTCCTCTTCCTTCATTTGAAAACTATTATAAATGTGAAGCAGATTCTCCTGATGAACATTCATCCTGCTTATATACGTTTCCTTTGTCCAGCCTTTTTCAAACCATTCATTTAGCATGATGAACAGCCTCCTGTATAATTTTCTCATCTTCTACTATATAAAAGAACCTGGGCAATTGCGAGTATAGCGGCTAGCCCTGAACGTTCAGACCTTTCGCAGATGGATTGTCATAGCGCTGAAACATCACATAATAAAGGACAGCACCCGCACAGGCAAGCACGGAAAGGATGATAAACGTCCAATTGTATCCAAACCAGACGGTCATCGGGATCGAAAGGGGCGCAATCGTACGGCCAATCGTAAACCGCAGGCTCGCTGCAGCAAAATACTGGCCGCGCATGTCTTCCGGAGCAATTCTTGAGATGAAGCTCTGCTGAAGGCCCGCTGTCATCAGCTCGGCAAAGGTAAACAAGGCCATCGCTCCAAGGAATCCGATGGTACTCGACATTTGTCCGAACCAGAGGATGGATATCGCGTAAAAGACGGAAGACAAAATGAATACATTCCGTTCCCGGTATCTTGTCATCCAACGTGTAACAGAAATCGTGAAAATGGCCACAAGAAGCCCGTTTTCAGACAGCACAATCCCGAAGGACTGTTCTCCGTTCACTGTCAAATC is a window encoding:
- a CDS encoding acylphosphatase, with translation MKTKLFVHGHVQGVGFRYYAQTMAIQHNIKGWAKNMDNGSVEIVADGEGKQVASFIEKMKTGSPLAQVENIEQMDYESDEALSAFDIRY
- a CDS encoding thioredoxin family protein encodes the protein MMLNEWFEKGWTKETYISRMNVHQENLLHIYNSFQMKEEDRVFLQTLQKENLRAIVLTADWCGDAMVNLPILMRLSEEALIETRYLIRDENLELMDQYLTNGTARSIPIIIFTNENGEEVAKWGPRTAAVQEWVDEQKQSLPEKDAPEFKEAFAVFAETVAKRFTSDTDFWNQIKDDLIETIKNRIQ